The Desmodus rotundus isolate HL8 chromosome 13, HLdesRot8A.1, whole genome shotgun sequence genome has a window encoding:
- the AMER3 gene encoding APC membrane recruitment protein 3: protein MELKRGKTFIKSSLHVSHEKPPAPAAPAPARDDAGARSVSPGGQQQDPGERCPQAGPSTHGYHRGSNKGAQPDPEGGTPFKLVWKSKTQDSVPGAGRMAAAAGHLVGSASFPGPSGSQRMIDYRHSVPQVPFVPAVAKSLPRKRISLKRPKKCFRNLFHLRRNKTENLASLASTEKSLPSPGSPSEAGGRRGQAFSAWGEGLGLDGLCQDLSDGEVLPDAPYELCRALCEDVASLKSFDSLTGCGEIFADESSLPPLVLDGGLPSEARAPAAADSKAPRGPAQDQLPSPAQNEVSDLAQFWDSVNHCVWQQRRALLGPRPDGPPGTGPAQLPLWPCRDLRSGSKASPTDTGTPKSEQPESVSTSDEGYYDAFSPSLEDRQGAPSPGTPTASFPRESYSGDALYELFYDPSEGPVGPSLDDGDLCVSESLSGPALGAPLSMCSFHVGADENLAPGLGPDLLSQGFSQSSWKGKECLLKLCDTELAITMGIVNWLRRGPELRAAPAPTPGEPAPLLRGQAGPERKGPSPGKLEGGVTVGSAPGIKGLLTPESGESAAAVQGPSPGPRDPSVRSVRVPGEAGARGPHEGSFSPAGSAASVVTDAPGKDKVITPLAWPHSQKPPAHGGCPRDWRRPSLRGSPPEAEPTLAGCAAQVAALQIRPGSEPCTGQPPGQDTSGGLCGRPPAGDRPFPQQSWPDSPPGGAAAYSRPSVTGPPHGPQAPRCPGLILDLRQPRVQPAQAWASAREQPL, encoded by the coding sequence ATGGAGCTGAAGAGAGGGAAGACTTTCATCAAATCCAGCCTGCACGTCTCCCATGAGAAGCCCCCAGCCCCCgcggcccctgccccagccagggacgaTGCAGGCGCCCGCTCAGTCTCCCCGGGAGGGCAGCAGCAGGACCCTGGTGAGAGATGCCCCCAAGCTGGTCCCAGCACCCATGGGTATCACCGAGGCTCCAACAAGGGAGCACAGCCAGACCCCGAGGGGGGCACCCCCTTCAAGCTGGTGTGGAAGAGCAAGACCCAAGACAGTGTGCCGGGGGCCGGCAGGATGGCCGCGGCGGCAGGGCACCTGGTGGGCAGCGCCAGCTTCCCGGGGCCCTCGGGCAGCCAGCGCATGATCGATTACCGCCACTCCGTGCCGCAGGTGCCCTTCGTGCCAGCTGTGGCCAAGAGCCTCCCGAGGAAGAGGATCTCCTTGAAAAGGCCCAAGAAGTGTTTTCGGAACCTATTCCACCTCCGCAGAAACAAGACGGAGAACTTGGCCTCACTGGCCAGCACGGAGAAGAGCCTGCCCTCCCCCGGGAGCCCGTCAGAGGCCGGAGGGCGGCGGGGCCAGGCCTTTTCCGCCTGGGGCGAGGGCCTGGGGCTGGACGGCCTGTGCCAGGACCTGTCGGACGGCGAGGTCCTGCCTGACGCCCCTTATGAGCTCTGCCGCGCCCTGTGCGAGGACGTGGCCTCGCTCAAGAGCTTCGACTCCCTCACGGGCTGCGGGGAGATCTTCGCGGATGAGAGCTCGCTGCCGCCGCTCGTCTTGGATGGGGGCCTGCCTAGCGAGGCCCGGGCACCGGCAGCCGCGGACAGCAAGGCGCCCAGGGGCCCCGCCCAGGACCAGTTGCCGTCGCCTGCCCAGAATGAGGTGTCCGACTTGGCGCAGTTCTGGGACAGCGTGAATCACTGCGTGTGGCAGCAGCGGCGCGCCCTGCTGGGCCCGAGGCCCGACGGTCCTCCGGGGACCGGCCCGGCCCAGCTCCCTCTGTGGCCCTGCAGAGACCTCCGCAGCGGCTCCAAGGCCAGTCCCACAGACACAGGCACCCCCAAGAGCGAGCAGCCGGAGTCGGTGTCCACGAGTGATGAGGGCTACTATGACGCCTTCTCCCCGAGCCTGGAGGACAGGCAGGGGGCCCCGAGCCCCGGCACCCCCACAGCCTCCTTCCCCCGGGAAAGCTACAGCGGAGATGCCCTCTACGAGCTCTTCTATGACCCCAGCGAGGGCCCCGTGGGCCCCAGCCTGGACGATGGTGACCTGTGTGTGTCGGAGAGCCTGTCGGGGCCAGCCCTGGGGGCGCCCCTGTCCATGTGCAGCTTCCACGTGGGGGCGGACGAGAACCTGGCCCCGGGGCTGGGCCCGGACCTGCTCAGCCAGGGCTTCTCGCAGAGCTCCTGGAAGGGCAAGGAGTGCCTGCTGAAGCTCTGCGACACGGAGCTTGCCATCACCATGGGCATCGTCAACTGGCTGCGCCGCGGCCCTGAACTCCGGGCCGCGCCGGCCCCCACACCCGGGGAGCCTGCACCCCTGCTCCGGGGACAGGCGGGCCCTGAGAGGAAAGGCCCAAGTCCAGGGAAGCTGGAGGGCGGGGTCACCGTGGGCTCGGCACCTGGCATCAAGGGCCTGCTTACTCCAGAGAGCGGGGAGTCAGCAGCGGCCGTgcaggggcccagccctgggcccagggacccGTCTGTGAGGAGTGTGCGGGTCCCTGGGGAAGCCGGCGCACGAGGTCCCCACGAAGGTTCGTTCTCTCCCGCGGGGTCTGCGGCCTCTGTGGTGACGGACGCTCCCGGCAAAGACAAGGTCATCACCCCCCTTGCCTGGCCCCACTCTCAGAAGCCACCTGCGCATGGTGGGTGTCCCCGTGACTGGCGGAGGCCGAGTCTCAGGGGAAGCCCCCCGGAGGCAGAGCCCACCCTGGCGGGCTGTGCCGCCCAGGTGGCCGCCCTGCAGATCCGCCCCGGGTCCGAGCCCTGCACTGGGCAGCCTCCTGGGCAGGACACCAGCGGTGGGCTGTGCGGGCGgcctccagctggggacaggCCCTTCCCACAGCAGAGCTGGCCGGACAGCCCTCCTGGAGGGGCTGCTGCCTATAGCCGGCCCTCCGTGACAGGCCCACCCCACGGTCCACAGGCTCCCAGGTGCCCAGGCCTCATCCTGGACCTACGCCAGCCCCGAGTGCagcctgcccaggcctgggcctctgcGAGGGAGCAGCCCCTGTAG
- the ARHGEF4 gene encoding rho guanine nucleotide exchange factor 4 isoform X3, with the protein MASPERPLLTGTPHLLQGGCRFPPAKQVTVQAPRRASVISLKKSRSEGCLGLPGVWPCLLWSCEPGHSWPLIYDPGSAGPLGARRRKISVWGPTVNAAVSGPRPCRDGPCRLPSGTSCLLHARLWLCHSAPENIGDESGPSQGHWSWPTATLSRAQSITGCPLRCSEDPPGQNFMMPGPYLKERTEAEGDTRPQTALPPAPAQVSPVPPAPRRRASCWQDRCRLSAWSCGGASQETLSEGPWLDNLLGQDPGPCPVPPLPAAESGSLGSREVPPPAKCKSEHSPESRPGGPPGAGPAPDAAKKQKHLGDVAVEAGNQISDDTSKCVLTKSKLPAGPRFSRHPSNRWSQVCRTEGTRCSRGSGQADAPKATPKSRTTRTSQEAEDATGLDPECMNNALQGVSEITLAATSPHSCRHRGCDQGPEGAASPLARSLTLEPRADTSSRGRNALIIIAVEQKGLQATRRGAGLLPETRSCEFLGERPRSPRGAGAVPWEPLTAGTSHTCGPELERPAGRSPEGDGGTLVHVACAVQGREETCPQGPLEDKPPGKRQSSRTGADMGAAAEAPSPPPEDTQGAWVGTLRGADPEGSDAPASSPRACPLHQASQEQEPLQPGAGALGTEGDPERSADRPTAVAGGLGASGGEPSPLHHVQAPGDTQILLHSPGEGAAGLVGGEAETPKDPRSRRLSSESSEAKTPKTPEKRRWARLAIAHKTFASFFESKVASKENADESSPGSPQGPKGRSGWLQSSWRALLKSEAAGGPQRPSLVSPGPGPEILTPLPPAPGTNSHCEKQLEDKGIHAVGDHWAPLPSPGSLVCAESRRKSEPTISCVSPQDGGRNLRAGVFAEKPWLMSPTSPRAQQPRVSYTAPSASVCCLAYGHQGAPSKPLGPKPQRADFRHPGRGSAASMVFLGSCCEADGSPEAPERPRTHQAGPSHLCSQQTLDLEHQKDSWERGRRHRRPGTARSLRDLPRNECWRKMTVTSPGSLSAPRRSHPFSQSAPTGLNRLGWPERPADPDSGSTGIQDSPELGPVALKSRREPG; encoded by the exons ATGGCCAGCCCAGAGAGGCCTTTGCTGACCGGGACTCCACACCTCTTGCAGGGTGGCTGCCGTTTCCCGCCAGCCAAGCAGGTGACTgtccaggcccccaggagagcctctgtcatttctcttaaaaaatccAGGTCTGAGGGTTGTCTGGGCCTCCCGGGCGTCTGGCCGTGCCTCCTCTGGAGCTGTGAGCCAGGCCACAGCTGGCCACTTATCTACGACCCAGGCAGTGCAGGCCCcctgggagccaggaggaggAAGATAAGCGTCTGGGGCCCCACAGTGAACGCAGCCGTGTCAGGCCCCCGGCCCTGCCGGGATGGCCCCTGCCGGCTTCCTTCAGGGACAtcttgcctcctgcacgcccggCTCTGGCTTTGCCATAGCGCCCCAGAAAACATTGGCGACGAGAGTGGGCCATCCCAAGGGCACTGGTCTTGGCCCACAGCGACGCTGTCCAGGGCCCAGTCCATCACGGGGTGTCCCTTACGGTGCTCTGAGGACCCCCCAGGACAGAACTTCATGATGCCTGGgccttatttgaaggaaagaacagaagcaGAAGGAGATACAAGGCCCCAAAccgccctgccccctgctcctgCCCAGGTGTCCCCGGTGCCTCCTGCCCCCCGAAGGAGGGCTTCCTGTTGGCAGGATAGGTGCAGGCTCAGTGCTTGGAGCTGTGGGGGGGCCTCTCAGGAAACACTCTCTGAGGGTCCCTGGCTGGACAACCTGCTGGGACAGGATCCTGGGCCCTGCCCAGTCCCTCCACTCCCTGCTGCAGAGTCGGGGAGCCTCGGCTCACGGGAAGTGCCACCCCCTGCCAAGTGCAAGTCGGAACACAGCCCAGAAAGCAGGCCAGGGGGGCCCCCAGGTGCTGGCCCTGCCCCGGACGCTGCCAAGAAACAGAAGCACCTCGGGGATGTGGCGGTTGAGGCAGGAAACCAAATCAGTGATGACACATCCAAGTGTGTTCTCACGAAGAGCAAGCTGCCTGCAGGGCCCAGGTTCTCACGTCATCCTAGTAACAGGTGGTCACAGGTGTGCAGGACAGAAGGAACCAGGTGCTCCAGGGGCAGTGGTCAGGCAGATGCTCCCAAGGCCACCCCGAAATCCAGGACAACGCGCACTTCCCAGGAGGCAGAAGACGCCACTGGCCTAGACCCCGAGTGCATGAACAACGCCTTGCAGGGTGTTTCAGAAATAACCTTGGCAGCCACGTCTCCCCACAGCTGTAGGCACCGGGGGTGTGATCAGGGGCCAGAGGGGGCTGCCTCACCCTTGGCCCGGTCCCTGACGCTGGAGCCCAGGGCAGACACGTCCTCTCGGGGCAGGAACGCACTCATTATTATCGCTGTTGAACAGAAAGGGCTTCAGGCCACGCGCAGGGGAGCGGGTCTGCTTCCAGAAACTCGGTCCTGTGAGTTTCTGGGAGAAAGGCCACGATCGCCCCGAGGTGCTGGAGCGGTGCCCTGGGAGCCTCTCACAGCTGGGACATCACACACTTGCGGCCCTGAGCTCGAGCGGCCTGCAGGCCGCAGCCCAGAAGGTGACGGTGGGACTCTTGTGCACGTGGCCTGCGCTGTGCAGGGCAGAGAAGAGACCTGTCCCCAGGGGCCTCTGGAGGACAAACCCCCTGGGAAGCGCCAGAGCTCCAGGACTGGGGCAGACATGGGGGCTGCTGCTGAGGCACCCAGCCCCCCGCCCGAGGACACACAAGGGGCATGGGTGGGCACGCTTCGCGGCGCGGACCCTGAGGGCAGCGATGCTCCGGCCTCATCCCCACGGGCCTGCCCGCTCCACCAGGCTTCCCAGGAGCAGGAGCCACTGCAGCCGGGTGCCGGCGCTCTGGGCACGGAGGGAGACCCGGAGCGCAGTGCAGACAGGCCGACTGCTGTGGCCGGTGGGCTGGGAGCATCCGGCGGGGAGCCTTCACCTCTGCACCACGTGCAAGCGCCCGGGGACACTCAGATCCTCCTACACAGCCCAGGTgagggggctgcagggctggTCGGAGGGGAAGCGGAGACACCCAAGGACCCCAGAAGCAGAAGGCTGTCCTCAGAGAGCTCCGAGGCCAAGACACCCAAAACCCCAGAGAAAAGGCGCTGGGCAAGGCTCGCCATAGCTCATAAGACCTTTGCAAGTTTCTTTGAGTCCAAAGTTGCAAGCAAAGAGAACGCGGATGAAAGTTCCCCAGGTTCCCCCCAGGGCCCGAAGGGACGGAGCGGGTGGCTGCAGAGTTCCTGGCGGGCCCTTCTTAAAAGCGAGGCTGCAGGAGGCCCCCAGCGGCCCTCCTTAGTGAGTCCGGGTCCAGGCCCAGAAATTCTGACTCCCCTCCCGCCTGCCCCAGGGACTAACAGCCACTGTGAGAAGCAGCTGGAGGACAAGGGGATCCATGCTGTTGGGGACCACTGGGCACCCCTGCCTTCCCCCGGCAGTTTGGTCTGTGCAGAGAGCAGGAGGAAAAGTGAACCCACCATCTCCTGTGTAAGCCCCCAGGACGGGGGTAGGAACCTACGTGCAGGTGTCTTTGCtgaaaagccctggctgatgtcgCCCACCAGCCCTCgtgcccagcagcccagggtcAGCTACACTgccccctctgcctctgtctgctgCTTAGCCTATGGACACCAGGGTGCGCCCAGCAAACCCTTGGGCCCCAAGCCCCAGCGGGCAGACTTCCGCCACCCTGGCAGGGGCAGTGCCGCCTCCATGGTTTTCCTCGGAAGCTGCTGCGAGGCAGATGGCAGCCCGGAAGCCCCTGAGAGGCCCAGGACCCACCAGGCTGGCCCGAGCCACCTCTGTTCTCAGCAGACGCTGGACCTGGAGCACCAGAAGGACAGCTGGGAAAGAGGCCGGCGTCACCGGCGTCCGGGCACAGCGCGCTCGCTCAGGGACCTTCCCCGGAATGAG tgCTGGAGGAAGATGACCGTTACCTCTCCGGGGTCTCTGAGTGCCCCTAGAAGAAGCCATCCCTTCTCCCAGAGTGCCCCGACAGGACTGAACCGCCTGGGCTGGCCCGAGCGCCCAGCTGACCCTG